One genomic window of Pagrus major chromosome 22, Pma_NU_1.0 includes the following:
- the cox7a2b gene encoding cytochrome c oxidase subunit 7A2b produces MNRHIFALQQVARRTITSSVRRQVDNKVPQKQKHFQEDNGMPVHLKGGSGDAILYRSTMALTVLGAGYVVYELVKAAFPQKKE; encoded by the exons ATGAACAGACACATATTT GCGCTCCAGCAGGTGGCGCGGCGGACCATCACCAGCTCTGTCCGCCGGCAGGTTGACAACAAAGTCCCACAGAAACAGAAGCATTTTCAG GAGGATAACGGGATGCCGGTTCATTTGAAAGGAGGCAGCGGCGACGCTATCCTGTACAGATCAACGATGGCCCTCACCGTCCTCG GTGCTGGATATGTTGTGTATGAGCTGGTGAAGGCGGCGTTCCCTCAGAAGAAAGAATAA
- the LOC141018144 gene encoding cell cycle control protein 50A-like, which translates to MIGAMMASSYNEDGHITVSGPGGGTLRSKKPENTAFKQQRLPAWQPILTAGTVLPAFFIIGLIFIPIGIGLYVTSNNIKEFEVDYTGVDMSSPCFNCSQNFSWNSTRPCTCTIPFYLEQAYESSVFMYYGLSNFYQNHRRYVKSRDDSQLNGDMESLLKPSKECEPYAMNENKPIAPCGAIANSMFNDTLELFYNDPNGTRVQIPLSNTGIAWWTDKHVKFRNPGLNNPNLTAVFQGTTKPVNWRRPVYELDSAQDNNGFINEDFIVWMRTAALPTFRKLYRIINKTSNMVPTLPRGNYTLEVVYNYPVRSFEGRKRMILSTISWMGGKNPFLGIAYITVGSVCFFLGVVLLIIHHKCGNRSNSADISN; encoded by the exons ATGATAGGAGCGATGATGGCGTCTAGTTACAACGAGGATGGACATATCACCGTGTCCGGGCCTGGCGGCGGGACGCTGCGGAGCAAGAAGCCCGAGAACACCGCGTTTAAACAGCAGAGACTGCCCGCTTGGCAGCCCATCCTCACCGCAGGCACCGTGCTCCCTGCCTTCTTCATCATCGGACTCATATTCATCCCCATCGGCATCGGCCTGTATGTAACATCCAACAACATCAAGGAGTTTGAG GTTGATTATACAGGAGTTGACATGTCCAGTCCCTGCTTCAACTGCTCCCAGAACTTCAGCTGGAACAGCACGCGGCCATGTACTTGCACGATACCTTTCTACCTGGAGCAGGCATATGAA AGCAGCGTCTTCATGTACTACGGCCTCTCCAACTTCTACCAAAATCACCGTCGCTACGTCAAGTCAAGAGATGACAGCCAGCTGAATGGAGACATGGAGTCCCTCTTG AAACCCAGTAAGGAGTGTGAGCCATACGCTATGAATGAAAACAAGCCAATTGCACCTTGTGGGGCCATCGCCAACAGCATGTTCAATG ACACGTTGGAGCTGTTTTACAACGATCCCAACGGCACAAGGGTTCAGATTCCTCTGTCGAACACAGGCATCGCCTGGTGGACCGACAAGCATGTGAAGTTCAGAAACCCTGGATTGAACAACCCCAACCTCACAGCTGTTTTCCAAG GTACAACTAAGCCGGTGAACTGGCGGCGGCCCGTCTACGAGCTGGACTCTGCTCAGGATAACAATGGCTTTATCAACGAGGACTTCATCGTGTGGATGAGAACCGCTGCCCTGCCGACCTTCCGCAAACTATACCGCATCATCAATAAGACCAGCAACATGGTTCCTACTCTGCCCCGAGGAAACTACACACTGGAGGTCGTCTACA ATTATCCCGTCCGCAGCTTCGAGGGCAGGAAGCGGATGATCCTGAGCACCATCTCCTGGATGGGAGGCAAGAACCCATTCCTTGGCATCGCCTACATCACCGTGGGCTCTGTCTGCTTCTTCCTGGGCGTCGTCCTGCTCATCATCCATCACAAGTGTGGCAACCGCAGCAACAGCGCTGACATTTCTAATTGA